The Actinomadura sp. WMMB 499 genome includes a window with the following:
- a CDS encoding TetR/AcrR family transcriptional regulator, which yields MERTAAAPMNGRKAQAARNDELIRQAARAVFTADPGAPISAVAEHAGVGISALYRRYRSKEVLLRSLADEGMDRYLAEVERALADDGDPWAAFAAFMRRCLDIGAGSLTMRLAGSFEVTEEMSAKGRDLHGATERLLDRTKRAGALRAGIEVGDVSVLLEHLHTIRIGDEARTNRLRHRYLALLLDALHLTDGSELPGPPPGRQELRGRYDG from the coding sequence ATGGAGAGGACGGCGGCGGCGCCCATGAACGGGCGCAAGGCGCAGGCGGCCCGCAACGACGAACTGATCCGGCAGGCTGCGCGCGCGGTGTTCACGGCGGACCCGGGCGCGCCGATCTCGGCGGTGGCCGAGCATGCCGGGGTGGGGATCAGCGCCCTCTACCGCCGGTACCGGAGCAAGGAGGTGCTGCTCCGGTCGCTCGCCGACGAGGGCATGGACCGGTACCTCGCCGAGGTCGAGCGGGCCCTCGCCGACGACGGCGACCCGTGGGCGGCGTTCGCCGCGTTCATGCGCCGCTGCCTGGACATCGGTGCGGGCTCGCTGACGATGCGGCTCGCCGGGAGCTTCGAGGTCACCGAGGAGATGAGCGCCAAGGGCCGCGACCTGCACGGGGCCACCGAGCGGCTCCTGGACCGGACGAAACGGGCCGGGGCGCTCCGGGCCGGGATCGAGGTCGGGGACGTCTCCGTCCTGCTGGAGCACCTGCACACCATCAGGATCGGCGACGAGGCGCGGACGAACCGGCTGCGGCACCGCTACCTCGCGCTCCTGCTCGACGCGCTGCACCTGACGGACGGGTCCGAACTCCCCGGCCCGCCGCCCGGCCGGCAGGAGCTGCGGGGTCGCTATGACGGCTGA
- a CDS encoding class I SAM-dependent methyltransferase: protein MEIVNTHQAEAWNGYEGTHWADHAARYDAVNSGFNPHLLDAAAIGPRDRVLDIGCGNGQVTRLAAARAHLGGATGIDLSAPMLDRARGLAEAEGVGNVRFKRGDAQLYPFPDGAFDVAISRFGVMFFGDPVAAFGNVRRALAEGGRAAFVVMGPPGETDLGTVVGALPALAQPAIGHDGPLSLADPEHAGAILGDAGFRAVTTRRVEAEQVWGRDAADAAAFLAAWGPIRHNYGEGDELVATLAGAMRPFERDGAVRLRSTAWLITARR from the coding sequence ATGGAGATCGTCAACACCCACCAGGCCGAGGCGTGGAACGGGTACGAGGGCACCCACTGGGCCGACCACGCCGCCCGGTACGACGCCGTGAACAGCGGCTTCAACCCGCACCTCCTGGACGCCGCCGCGATCGGGCCACGCGACCGCGTCCTCGACATCGGCTGCGGGAACGGGCAGGTCACCCGGCTCGCGGCCGCACGCGCGCACCTCGGCGGCGCCACCGGCATCGACCTGTCGGCGCCGATGCTGGACCGGGCGCGCGGGCTGGCCGAGGCGGAGGGCGTCGGGAACGTCCGGTTCAAGCGGGGGGACGCGCAGCTGTACCCGTTCCCGGACGGCGCCTTCGACGTCGCGATCAGCCGGTTCGGGGTCATGTTCTTCGGCGACCCGGTCGCCGCGTTCGGCAACGTGCGGCGGGCCCTGGCCGAAGGCGGGCGGGCCGCGTTCGTGGTGATGGGGCCGCCCGGGGAGACCGACCTCGGAACGGTGGTCGGCGCGCTCCCGGCGCTCGCGCAGCCCGCGATCGGGCACGACGGCCCGCTGTCCCTCGCCGACCCCGAGCACGCCGGCGCGATCCTCGGCGACGCCGGGTTCCGCGCCGTGACGACCAGGCGCGTCGAGGCCGAGCAGGTGTGGGGGCGGGACGCCGCCGACGCCGCCGCCTTCCTCGCCGCCTGGGGACCGATCCGCCACAACTACGGCGAGGGGGACGAACTGGTCGCGACGCTCGCGGGCGCGATGCGTCCGTTCGAGCGGGACGGCGCGGTCCGGCTGCGGAGCACGGCCTGGCTGATCACGGCGCGCCGGTGA
- a CDS encoding TetR/AcrR family transcriptional regulator, with protein MSPRKAAALRHGDRSLREHLIATADRMMTEHGAAGLTVRALAREAGVADGVLYNHFDGKEELLALALRARVRRVERELGPLPEPGAGTLEANLRAHVEHGLALHRALLPALAGLTAQPDVLARFSASLEPGEPWRDHLAAYLRAERDLGRLAAGASVAAATSMIVGVCHEAVLSALLGAAEPAPVPVAEVVASVLHGITPR; from the coding sequence ATGTCACCACGAAAAGCCGCCGCGCTGCGCCATGGCGACCGGTCGCTGCGCGAGCACCTGATCGCGACCGCCGACCGCATGATGACCGAGCACGGCGCGGCGGGCCTGACCGTGCGGGCGCTCGCGCGCGAGGCGGGCGTGGCCGACGGCGTCCTCTACAACCACTTCGACGGCAAGGAGGAGCTGCTGGCCCTGGCCCTGCGGGCGCGCGTGCGGCGCGTCGAGCGGGAGCTCGGGCCGCTCCCGGAGCCGGGCGCCGGGACGCTCGAGGCGAACCTGCGCGCGCACGTCGAGCACGGGCTGGCCCTGCACCGCGCGCTGCTGCCCGCGCTCGCCGGGCTGACCGCGCAGCCCGACGTGCTCGCCCGGTTCTCCGCGTCGCTCGAACCGGGCGAGCCCTGGCGCGACCACCTGGCGGCCTACCTGCGCGCCGAGCGCGACCTCGGCCGCCTCGCCGCCGGCGCGTCCGTGGCCGCCGCGACCTCGATGATCGTCGGGGTCTGCCACGAGGCCGTCCTGTCCGCGCTGCTGGGCGCGGCCGAACCTGCCCCGGTGCCGGTCGCCGAGGTCGTCGCGTCCGTCCTGCACGGCATCACCCCCCGCTGA
- the trpS gene encoding tryptophan--tRNA ligase, with the protein MNPTAEPAAALVTDPVTDAAERRTRELEGRVAADPAAFRVLTGDRPTGPLHLGHYFGTLANRVRLQRLGVDVFVLIADYQVLTDRDVAERLPEHALGLVADYLATGLDPATATIFRHSAVPELNQLMLPFLSLVSVAELGRNPTVKDEVAASSQAAVSGLMFTYPVHQAADILFCKADLVPVGRDQLPHQEITRTVARRFNERYGPVFPVPDALLSDAPNLLGTDGRKMSKSRGNAIALSATPDDTARLIKRAVTDADRHITYDPQARPGVSNLVHLAALCQGRDPHAVAAGIGDGGAAALKKVVVESVNEFLRPVRARRAELAADRTHLRRVLADGDERARAVASRTLAEVREAMAMAA; encoded by the coding sequence ATGAACCCCACCGCCGAACCCGCCGCCGCCCTCGTGACCGACCCCGTCACCGACGCCGCCGAGCGGCGCACCCGCGAACTCGAGGGACGCGTCGCCGCCGACCCGGCGGCCTTCCGCGTCCTCACCGGGGACCGCCCCACCGGGCCCCTGCACCTCGGCCACTACTTCGGCACGCTCGCCAACCGGGTGCGCCTGCAGCGCCTCGGCGTGGACGTGTTCGTGCTGATCGCCGACTACCAGGTCCTCACCGACCGGGACGTCGCCGAGCGGCTCCCCGAGCACGCCCTCGGCCTCGTCGCCGACTACCTCGCCACCGGCCTCGACCCCGCCACGGCGACGATCTTCCGGCACAGCGCCGTCCCCGAACTGAACCAGCTCATGCTGCCGTTCCTGTCGCTGGTGTCGGTCGCCGAGCTGGGCCGCAACCCGACCGTCAAGGACGAGGTCGCGGCGTCGTCGCAGGCGGCGGTCAGCGGGCTGATGTTCACCTATCCAGTGCACCAGGCCGCCGACATCCTGTTCTGCAAGGCCGACCTCGTGCCCGTCGGCCGGGACCAGCTTCCGCACCAGGAGATCACCCGGACGGTCGCGCGCCGCTTCAACGAGCGCTACGGCCCCGTGTTCCCGGTCCCGGACGCGCTGCTGTCGGACGCGCCGAACCTGCTCGGCACGGACGGCCGGAAGATGAGCAAGAGCCGGGGCAACGCGATCGCGCTGTCGGCCACCCCGGACGACACCGCGCGGCTGATCAAGCGTGCGGTGACCGACGCCGACCGGCACATCACCTACGACCCGCAGGCCCGCCCCGGCGTGTCGAACCTCGTGCACCTGGCCGCGCTCTGCCAGGGCCGCGACCCGCACGCCGTCGCCGCCGGCATCGGCGACGGCGGCGCCGCGGCCCTGAAGAAGGTCGTCGTCGAGTCGGTGAACGAGTTCCTGCGGCCGGTGCGCGCCCGCCGCGCCGAACTCGCCGCCGACCGGACGCACCTGCGCCGCGTCCTGGCCGACGGCGACGAGCGGGCCCGCGCCGTCGCGTCCCGGACCCTGGCCGAGGTGCGGGAGGCGATGGCGATGGCGGCCTGA
- a CDS encoding MarR family winged helix-turn-helix transcriptional regulator, protein MTALAPTSSETDLSFLLDHTGLALKSRMTAALAEIGLTPRMHCVLVHALEEERTQIQLAEIGDMDKTTMVVTVDALEKSGLAERRPSSRDRRARIIAVTEEGARVAAESQRIVDKVHGDALGTLPDGERDVLVRALRRLVEGHLAAPVENPQPVRRARERTK, encoded by the coding sequence ATGACCGCTCTCGCGCCCACCAGCTCCGAAACCGACCTGTCGTTCCTCCTCGACCACACCGGGCTCGCGCTGAAGAGCCGGATGACGGCCGCGCTCGCCGAGATCGGGCTCACGCCGCGCATGCACTGCGTCCTCGTCCACGCCCTGGAGGAGGAGCGCACCCAGATCCAGCTCGCGGAGATCGGCGACATGGACAAGACGACGATGGTCGTCACCGTGGACGCGCTGGAGAAGTCGGGCCTCGCCGAGCGGCGGCCGTCCTCGCGGGACCGGCGCGCCCGGATCATCGCGGTCACCGAGGAGGGCGCGCGGGTCGCCGCCGAGAGCCAGCGGATCGTCGACAAGGTGCACGGCGACGCGCTCGGCACCCTTCCGGACGGCGAGCGCGACGTGCTCGTCCGCGCGCTGCGGCGGCTCGTCGAGGGCCACCTCGCGGCGCCCGTCGAGAACCCGCAGCCGGTGCGGCGGGCGCGGGAGCGCACAAAATAG
- a CDS encoding MFS transporter, which yields MNAVLRARGTALGVLSAAMLMTILDGSIVTVALPAIQHDLGFSPTGLSWTVNAYLIAFGGLLLLAGRLGDLVGRKAMFLAGNAVFTAASLLAGAATSPAVLIAARFLQGIGSAMAAAVVLGILVTLYTEPAERARAIGIFSFTGAAGASLGQVLGGVLTDALNWHWIFLINLPIGLLTILLALPALPRDRGAGLAAGADVAGALLVTSGLMLGIYTVVKIEQYGVLSAHTLGLGALAVALLAGFTVRQATARNPLMPLRILRSRTTSGAYLTEILAFSGMFSFQVMVALYMQNVLGYGALETGLAMLPAAVAIGTISLLVYARLARRFGERAVLLAGLVMLAAALALLVRVPVHAAYAADLLPPMLLIAGGGLVMPALTGIAMSGARPEDAGLASGLFNTAQQIGMATGVAVLSTLAAARTDSLLAAGDTAAAALTGGYRLAFGVGAALLAAAFAVAVLVLRTPKPGGAEKAGGDAAAPAEPSTSSVTL from the coding sequence GTGAACGCTGTCCTGCGAGCGCGCGGCACCGCGCTCGGTGTGCTGTCGGCCGCGATGCTCATGACGATCCTCGACGGCTCGATCGTCACCGTCGCACTGCCGGCCATCCAGCACGATCTCGGCTTCTCGCCCACCGGCCTGAGCTGGACCGTCAACGCCTACCTGATCGCGTTCGGCGGCCTGCTGCTGCTCGCCGGACGCCTCGGCGACCTCGTCGGCCGCAAGGCGATGTTCCTCGCCGGGAACGCCGTCTTCACCGCCGCGTCGCTGCTCGCCGGGGCCGCCACGAGCCCCGCCGTGCTCATCGCCGCCCGCTTCCTGCAGGGCATCGGGAGCGCGATGGCCGCCGCGGTCGTCCTCGGCATCCTGGTGACGCTGTACACCGAGCCCGCCGAGCGCGCCCGCGCCATCGGGATCTTCAGCTTCACCGGCGCCGCCGGCGCCTCGCTCGGGCAGGTGCTCGGCGGCGTCCTCACCGACGCCCTGAACTGGCACTGGATCTTCCTGATCAACCTGCCGATCGGCCTGCTGACGATCCTGCTGGCGCTGCCCGCCCTGCCCCGCGACCGCGGCGCCGGGCTCGCCGCCGGGGCGGACGTCGCCGGGGCGCTGCTCGTCACGTCCGGGCTGATGCTCGGCATCTACACCGTGGTGAAGATCGAGCAGTACGGCGTGCTGTCCGCCCACACCCTCGGCCTCGGGGCGCTCGCGGTCGCGCTGCTCGCGGGCTTCACCGTCCGGCAGGCCACCGCCCGCAACCCGCTCATGCCGCTGCGGATCCTGCGGTCGCGCACCACCTCCGGCGCCTACCTCACCGAGATCCTCGCGTTCTCCGGCATGTTCTCGTTCCAGGTGATGGTCGCCCTCTACATGCAGAACGTCCTCGGCTACGGGGCGCTGGAGACCGGCCTCGCGATGCTCCCGGCGGCGGTCGCCATCGGGACGATCTCGCTACTGGTCTACGCGCGGCTCGCCCGCCGGTTCGGCGAACGGGCCGTCCTGCTCGCCGGTCTCGTCATGCTCGCCGCCGCGCTTGCACTGCTCGTCCGCGTCCCGGTGCACGCCGCGTACGCCGCCGACCTGCTGCCGCCGATGCTGCTCATCGCGGGCGGCGGGCTCGTCATGCCCGCGCTGACCGGCATCGCGATGTCCGGCGCCCGTCCCGAGGACGCGGGCCTCGCGTCCGGCCTGTTCAACACCGCCCAGCAGATCGGGATGGCGACCGGCGTCGCGGTGCTGTCCACGCTCGCCGCCGCCCGGACCGACTCGCTGCTCGCCGCCGGGGACACCGCGGCGGCCGCGCTGACCGGCGGCTACCGGCTCGCGTTCGGCGTCGGCGCCGCCCTGCTCGCCGCCGCGTTCGCCGTCGCCGTCCTCGTGCTGCGCACCCCGAAGCCCGGCGGGGCCGAGAAGGCCGGCGGGGACGCCGCCGCACCCGCCGAACCGTCCACCTCGTCCGTCACCCTCTGA
- a CDS encoding pyridoxamine 5'-phosphate oxidase family protein, whose amino-acid sequence MTEYGPGQGPGPKPASAADLERLLASQPFGVLATNRRSGHPHLSTVVHTWDADARTVRISTVAGRAKVRQLGDDPRAALHVSSDDHLSFAVAEGTAEVSEVSGTPGDAVGRELLAMTPGFPDPADERAFLEQMVKDRRQVIRLRVTRIYGTVLAD is encoded by the coding sequence ATGACCGAATACGGCCCCGGCCAGGGACCCGGCCCGAAGCCCGCCTCCGCCGCCGACCTCGAACGCCTGCTCGCGTCGCAGCCGTTCGGCGTCCTCGCCACGAACAGGCGCAGCGGGCACCCGCACCTGTCCACCGTCGTGCACACGTGGGACGCGGACGCCCGGACCGTCCGGATCTCGACCGTCGCCGGACGCGCCAAGGTGCGGCAGCTCGGCGACGACCCGCGCGCGGCCCTGCACGTGTCCAGCGACGACCACCTGTCGTTCGCGGTCGCCGAGGGGACGGCCGAGGTGTCGGAGGTGAGCGGGACGCCCGGCGACGCCGTCGGACGCGAACTCCTCGCGATGACCCCCGGCTTCCCCGACCCGGCCGACGAGCGCGCGTTCCTCGAGCAGATGGTGAAGGACCGGCGGCAGGTGATCCGGCTGCGCGTCACCCGGATCTACGGCACCGTCCTCGCGGACTGA
- a CDS encoding M56 family metallopeptidase encodes MNGTALLALISLGAVGGAHVLSRARWTWRTPRIGIALWQALGLCWGVATIGALLGLALLPYRSGVAGGLPGLYNDGAARLDTLHMAALLGALSLTGVLLVMLAFAVVRVVRARHRHRALLALVSRRDSAVPGTLVLDHPGAAAYCVPGVRSSKVVVSAGTLELLDTAELAAVLAHERAHARERHDLVLLPFASLRQVFPQFRLVGRCLDAVELLIEMAADDRARSGRPPRELATALLRFAAARPAAAPSGTLGVASRDDIPVMARVNRLLEPRPLPRATRLAATAAVPLVAGLPLLLIVLPH; translated from the coding sequence ATGAACGGAACCGCCCTGCTCGCACTGATCTCCCTCGGGGCCGTCGGCGGGGCGCACGTTCTGTCCCGCGCGCGCTGGACGTGGCGCACCCCGCGCATCGGCATCGCCCTGTGGCAGGCGCTCGGCCTGTGCTGGGGCGTCGCCACGATCGGCGCCCTGCTCGGGCTGGCGCTGCTGCCCTACCGGAGCGGCGTGGCGGGCGGGCTGCCGGGCCTCTACAACGACGGGGCCGCCCGGCTCGACACCCTGCACATGGCCGCGCTGCTCGGCGCCCTGAGCCTGACCGGCGTGCTGCTGGTCATGCTGGCGTTCGCGGTGGTGCGGGTGGTGCGGGCCCGGCACCGGCACCGGGCGCTGCTGGCGCTGGTGTCGCGCCGCGACTCGGCCGTCCCGGGCACGCTCGTCCTGGACCATCCGGGCGCCGCCGCGTACTGCGTGCCGGGCGTCCGCTCGTCCAAGGTGGTGGTGAGCGCCGGGACGCTGGAGCTGCTCGACACCGCGGAGCTGGCCGCGGTGCTCGCGCACGAGCGGGCGCACGCGCGCGAGCGCCACGACCTGGTGCTGCTGCCGTTCGCGTCGCTGCGGCAGGTGTTCCCGCAGTTCCGGCTGGTGGGGCGCTGCCTGGACGCCGTGGAGCTGCTGATCGAGATGGCCGCCGACGACCGGGCCCGGTCGGGGCGGCCGCCGCGCGAGCTGGCGACGGCGCTGCTGCGCTTCGCCGCCGCCCGCCCGGCGGCGGCGCCGTCGGGGACGCTCGGGGTGGCGTCCCGCGACGACATCCCGGTGATGGCCCGGGTGAACCGGCTGCTGGAGCCGCGCCCGCTGCCGCGCGCGACGCGGCTGGCCGCGACGGCGGCCGTGCCGCTCGTCGCGGGCCTGCCCCTGCTGCTGATCGTGCTGCCCCACTGA
- a CDS encoding BlaI/MecI/CopY family transcriptional regulator, producing MKGLGELERTVMEVLWAREDAGSGAATARDVSRALAGDRDLAHTTVMTVLDRLAKKGFLERARDGRAWRYRPVESREGYVTELMLGALEETGDRDAALVHFVQSVSSDEVDVLRQALAALTSKEPPA from the coding sequence GTGAAGGGTCTGGGAGAGCTTGAACGCACGGTCATGGAGGTCCTGTGGGCGCGGGAGGACGCCGGCTCCGGGGCGGCCACGGCGCGCGACGTCAGCCGTGCCCTCGCGGGCGACCGTGACCTGGCGCACACGACCGTCATGACGGTTCTCGACAGGCTCGCGAAGAAAGGCTTCCTGGAGCGTGCGCGCGACGGCCGTGCGTGGAGGTATCGTCCGGTGGAGAGCCGGGAGGGGTACGTCACCGAGCTGATGCTGGGCGCGCTGGAGGAGACGGGCGACCGGGACGCGGCGCTCGTCCACTTCGTCCAGTCGGTCTCGAGCGACGAGGTCGACGTGCTCCGCCAGGCGCTGGCCGCCCTCACGTCGAAGGAACCACCGGCATGA
- a CDS encoding response regulator transcription factor, with translation MTVRVVLVDDQPLVRAGLRVLVADTPDLEIVGEAGTGAEAVRLVGEVGPDVVVMDIRMPDMDGIEATRRIRGTRVVMLTTFDDDEYVYGALRAGASGFLVKDMALEEILAAIRVVARGDGLIAPSVTRRLIEEFAARPELEPGREPAPRADSPRPVEGITGREREVLTLVGRGLSNREIADELVISVATAKAHVARLLAKLDARDRVQLVIIAYEAGLVAPDG, from the coding sequence GTGACGGTCCGGGTGGTGCTCGTGGACGATCAGCCGCTCGTCCGGGCGGGCCTGCGGGTGCTGGTGGCCGACACGCCCGACCTGGAGATCGTGGGGGAGGCCGGGACGGGCGCGGAGGCGGTGCGGCTGGTCGGGGAGGTCGGGCCGGACGTCGTGGTCATGGACATCCGGATGCCGGACATGGACGGCATCGAGGCCACCCGCCGGATCCGGGGCACGCGCGTGGTGATGCTGACGACGTTCGACGACGACGAGTACGTCTACGGTGCGTTGCGGGCGGGGGCGAGCGGGTTCCTGGTGAAGGACATGGCGCTGGAGGAGATCCTCGCGGCGATCCGGGTGGTCGCGCGGGGCGACGGGCTGATCGCGCCGAGCGTGACGCGGCGGCTGATCGAGGAGTTCGCGGCACGCCCGGAACTCGAGCCGGGCCGCGAACCGGCCCCGCGCGCGGATTCACCGCGCCCGGTCGAGGGGATCACCGGGCGGGAGCGCGAGGTGCTGACCCTGGTGGGGCGCGGGCTGTCGAACCGGGAGATCGCGGACGAGCTGGTCATCAGCGTCGCGACGGCGAAGGCGCACGTGGCCCGGCTGCTGGCGAAACTGGACGCGCGCGACCGCGTCCAGCTGGTGATCATCGCCTACGAGGCGGGGCTCGTGGCGCCGGACGGCTGA
- a CDS encoding sensor histidine kinase: MSVPNLRAVWPVLAWCGALLYPAVLFVTMANRQAGFVTLEVVASAVLTALVLSMLPRWPLPILLVLVVAWTGAVLEYANGTGFALEMAVVGVAIGYIASVRRRRVSIGAAAAALVVQGMTVYAFLQNARDQFLMTAVLVVMASWTAGNSVRMRRRHAEALRAREQEQAFTEERLRIARELHDMVAHSVGIIAIQAGVGGRVIETQPAEARKALAAIEATSRDTLASLRRMLTGLRREGTLGPAPGLDDLARLAAATRDAGVRVDVRRTGARRELPSDVDLCAYRVVQEALTNVVRHAGVEECRVTIGYREDGLEIEVEDEGSGGVVGSGFGIVGMRERVALVRGEFAAGPRPGGRGFRVTARIPA, encoded by the coding sequence ATGTCCGTTCCGAACCTCCGGGCCGTGTGGCCGGTGCTGGCCTGGTGCGGGGCCCTGCTGTACCCGGCGGTCCTGTTCGTGACGATGGCGAACCGGCAGGCCGGGTTCGTCACGCTGGAGGTCGTGGCGTCGGCGGTGCTGACGGCGCTGGTCCTGAGCATGCTGCCGCGCTGGCCGCTGCCGATCCTCCTGGTGCTGGTGGTCGCGTGGACGGGCGCGGTGCTGGAGTACGCGAACGGCACGGGGTTCGCGCTCGAGATGGCGGTGGTCGGCGTGGCCATCGGCTACATCGCGTCCGTGCGGCGGCGCCGCGTGTCGATCGGGGCGGCCGCCGCGGCGCTCGTCGTGCAGGGCATGACGGTGTACGCCTTCCTCCAGAACGCCCGGGACCAGTTCCTCATGACGGCGGTGCTCGTGGTCATGGCGAGCTGGACGGCGGGGAACTCGGTGCGCATGCGGCGGCGGCACGCGGAGGCGCTGCGGGCGCGGGAGCAGGAGCAGGCCTTCACGGAGGAGCGGCTGCGGATCGCGCGGGAGCTGCACGACATGGTGGCGCACAGCGTGGGGATCATCGCGATCCAGGCGGGCGTCGGGGGACGGGTGATCGAGACGCAGCCCGCGGAGGCGCGCAAGGCGCTGGCGGCGATCGAGGCGACGAGCCGGGACACGCTCGCGAGCCTGCGGCGGATGCTGACCGGCCTCCGCCGGGAGGGGACGCTCGGGCCCGCGCCGGGACTGGACGACCTGGCGCGGCTGGCCGCGGCGACGCGCGACGCCGGGGTGCGGGTGGACGTGCGCAGGACCGGCGCGCGGCGGGAGCTGCCGTCGGACGTCGACCTGTGCGCCTACCGGGTGGTGCAGGAGGCGCTGACGAACGTGGTGCGGCACGCGGGTGTGGAGGAGTGCCGGGTGACGATCGGCTACCGCGAGGACGGCCTGGAGATCGAGGTCGAGGACGAGGGGAGCGGCGGGGTGGTGGGCTCGGGGTTCGGGATCGTGGGGATGCGGGAGCGGGTCGCCCTGGTGCGCGGGGAGTTCGCGGCGGGCCCCAGGCCCGGCGGGCGGGGCTTCCGGGTGACGGCGAGGATCCCGGCGTGA